The stretch of DNA gggttcgactaagttcgtatgatgttttaggacttattggtatatttggtcgaggtctcgaggggctcgggtgagtttcggatagttaacggatcaaaatttggacttaaacacatgctggaattttctgatatctgtatctgatttccttatacgcgatcgcatgaatgcgtctgcgatcgcgtaggcttagttggtcagtggaggtttttgttctacgcgatcctgtggggatatctgcgatcgcgtagggttaatttgaggcagtgatattttgtgcttcgcgatcgcgtaactaTGTAAGTTTGTTATTTGCGAACGCGTGAAaaaggtcgcgttcgcatagagtaaatgggcagaaatggaaatcacgcatttgtacttcgcgatcgcgtggttaggtccgcgatcgcgtatgtctttgatgttgtgcatcgcgatcgcgtagagttaaatctgGGCTGTGGCaaactgttcttcgcgatcgtgtaggaatgtttgcgatcgcgtagagcaaatgactaggcagaaagtttaagttctgaaaatgggacttcgtcccatttttcacttttgacggattggagctcgggaagaggcgatttttgggagatatttagaggaaataatggggtaagtgttcttaactcaatattggttaaattacctgaatccatggttgtttttaacatttaattggtgaattaagttggaaaattgtgaaaaactctcttggtttaatttggaggtttgagggtcgagttgatgtcggatttgagtaaaattgatatggttggaccTGTGGTTGAAAGGACgtttatattttgtaacttttgtcgggtttcgagatgtgggccccacgggcaatttttgagttaatttcgaatttttattggaaaattaatatttccttatggaattaattacaataatttgtattgactgaatcaaattaattatgactagattcgagccgtttggaagttgatacgcgcaaaatagaatttctggagcattgtttagcctgctcgacattggatttggcttgttcgaggtaagttacTCTTCttatcttggagctgagggtatgaaccctgaatacatgtattatatgaattgttgggaggtgacacacatgctaggtgacgggcgtgtgggcgtgcactatgaaaattgtgacataattgtttccgcGGGATTTTATAGTAaactaatcttggcattttccttgCATTGTCATATGTTAAAGGAATTTGAACTGAGAATCATAttgaaaatcatgttgaggctatgtgctagtattattgagacccacaaatGTCATAttgttattgaattatttatttaaattgaaatttcatactcagtcatgttcattcatttcatatcatctctcagtctctgttgctatttattgattcttcATATTATCatgttgggctgattttcatgacattgtgagcccgagagactggagagattgatgactgagtgaggccgagggcttgattgtgaggataattatgggatcgggctgcacgctgcagcatgccagattggcttattataacacgtgagttgtccgtgcggatccagatattattatagcacgtgagttgtccgtgcggatccagatattattatagtacgtgagttatccatgcagcatgtgagttgtccgtgcagattatagcgcttgggctgaaggagcccctcaggagtctgtacacacccccagtgagcgcaggtacctactgagtgcgagtgccgagtacaagtgccgagcgattgggaggattgagtgactgtgagacatgagtgactgggaggattgagtgattgggaggactgagtgaaatgatactctgagagtatgcatatgattttatcactgagttgcatcgcattgacatgcacacatgacatacaggcatacagatgtattttcctcgtgctatacagtatcacatcattcatgatttctcacacatattgacagatgggcatagtgatgtatttgttttacacgggttatctaaaaaaaaaaatgaaacatctcatttattattgaaagaattttagaaaaattattgttttcaaacttattcataatttgggcaactccggtaaacgatttgggttttcattgatgtacttgaaaggtagaactattttcagaaatcatgtttttgctgagcatttgattgttgagttacttatgGTCTTACTTGTTTACattgttatggactattgtggactattgattttggacccgaccttggtaaaagctcgtcactactttcaacctaaggttaggtttgttacttattaagtacatgaggtcggttgtactcatactacacttctgcaccctgCATGcaaatattggatgttgatgttgctctactcgacgggagctggaattgaagacgtacatgcgttctggttgtagctgcctcttgttcatggtagccttagatttataacaatatgttcaTGTACTTTTCatacagatgatgtatttacttcataccaactttgtaaactctgttcttagaagctcataatttgtactaccagtccgtggggaaatgtattggttttatctattttttctttaattaattgccttattaatttcattggaattggatagttggtaattggcttacctagcgagttgggttaggtgccatcacgactagttggattttgggtcgtgacagaaacttACATATGCAGTCTCCGCCCGGTCCTCGACCTATCTAGTTAgatctgtcggtgccttcttcttccggatgtgagtctccatgaagaactcatcatgagtcatcttcctcccatatttttttttcctacaaatatattAAAACGTGTTAACTaaattaacatatataaatatagttccataaaaatagatgtaaatattttaaggaattacaaGTAGTCTCCTCGTAGCCCCCATGTTCCTTGCACCCACATAGTGCAAGGATCCATCCTTCTCAGATGCTCGGTCCTTCTTTCCCAGTTTACTCTTCTTCTCGAATTTCTCGGTGGTCTAATACCTCAGCAGATCCTTCCATAAAtgcggtagaacccatgaaggcttcttgttcttctttcgaGCGGAGGAGAAGGAATCAGATAGTCTCTTACGGCATTTGAACTCCCAATTTGCACAAATTTTACTGTTATACCGGTCCTCCCAGGCATACTTAGTCTGCAAATAAAGTATGTAACGTTAgatgaaaatattattaatataatgcttaaatagataagaattgtattaaaaccttaTAATTTGTTTGCACACTCAATTAATCTAACATAATTAGTTAAGCCTCATTTTTTAAAAGCAATAAACACtaatagaataatattatccccTAAATTAATAAACCCTAAATTTCTATCATTAATCATATAATTAGACTCGCTAGACAATGAATTAGTTAAGCCATTCAATTAGACTAATTCAATTATACTAACTCAAGGTTCATAATTTAAGATAGTTCTATCATTAATTTGAATTCAGTTAAGAAccataagttcataatttaaagtagttcataatttatacattaagttcataatttataccttaaTTCTAAATCTAATGTAGTTCAAACCAAAAACcctaaaaaattataattttagatAGTTCAATTCTAAATCTAATGTAGTTCAAAAACCCTATTTAGTCACACAAATCCTAAATAGACAAAAACTCTAAAAAATTACACAAAATTATAttccgaaaattaaaaattaaaaattaaaaatctaaTAATTAAGGTAGATTACTAACCTTGAACAACAATGgcagtggtggtggtggtggcggCGCAGCAGCAGTGGTGGTGGAGGAGCGGAACAGTGGCGGCGGCGGCTTAGGCATGAGAGATGAGAGGTGGGGCTTCGTTATTTTGGGGTGAGTGACTTAATTTTGGGTGGGATTAGGCCAAAAATCTGTGGGGAAGGGAGATGGATGAGAGATAGAAGAGAAAGAGATAGTTAGAAGATGAAAATGGGGGAGTTTCCGTCTGGGCTGGTTTAATTGcgaaatttccgaccgatttcggtcgggaaagttaaaaaatagcctaagatgtacatatagtatagtatagtatatatatatatatatatatatatatatatatatatatatatatatatatacacatcttaatatagctaatgttatatcgatataacattagctatattaagatgtgtatatatatatatatatatatatatatatatatatatatatatagtatagtataagctatattcgattaaATCTACAACAGTTACATGTGTTATACAACAGTTGTATAAGCTTAGTATAACTTTGTATTTAAAGTGAAACCAACAGCTCAGGATCGAAAAAATTTCTTGGCAGGAAGTATTTCTCTCTTAAAAAAGAATTATGTGATGCGAATCTAGATTAGTCGGACCAATAAGTTTTGAATACCAGATGATTAACCAAAAAAAAAGAGGTGCCCCTTAAAAtgattttctcttttaaattagGATTTAAAAGATTTAACTTTTATAGATGACAGAGTAAATTTTTTGTACATTATTAAGTTATTTAAAATAAGTAATTTCTACAAAAATTGTAGATTGATCTTACAAAAGAGAACAAGAAACCACTTCATTACTTCAACCACTCACAGTGCACTGATACTCTAAAAATGCTTTGCACCATTTATTTATATCTCAAATGCGCCAAATTTTGGGTAAAAATTAAACTGTTGGAGAACTTGGTGGGTCAAATTTGTTGGCAACCCAAAAAGAATGTAGACTCAGCCCAATCCACGTTAGCCCACCTGACAGTAGATATACGATGGTATCTTTAcacaaatatataaattatacaagAGGCCGTCTGATTTTGCACGTTATCTCTTAAATAAGTAAATAAATGCCAATAAATTTTAACTAATTTGTGTTGTACGCCTTACTTGAGATTATGGTGTCAAAAGTAAAAGATATGACAAAGGAAAGAACACTGAGGGATTGTCTGGTTCAGATCAAGCCAAATCCTATATGATATGGAATAGAAACTAATAACAGTTTGTTATAAAATTTATACCGATATTAGctaattaatattaataataacacgaaaaaggtccaaatatgtatttgaattatgtgaaattgACTGCTTTGCTGGCTGTTAATGCTTTAATACAAATATGTCCTTGTCGTTCAATAATTACTTTAAATATATCCTTATTTTAAATTACCCCATATAAAAGGTATAATAGTTGGTTTCACACGCATAATTCGGAGCAAGTAATGAACGATAGGAACATGTTTGTGCTAAAGTATAAACGATGGCAAATCGTTATTGTGGTCCGAGGGCTGAGGTCAAACTGGTCGTAGGCATCCCTTTTCAATCAATTACATAACTGCATGCATTGATTGTTGTGATCAGCTCCATTTCATACTCATCTTATTGTTCTTATTGAATCCGTGACCTGTGATGTTAATTTAGAATTAATGACTTTTTAAGTTTAGCAGCACAAGTTACAAGAGTTGGGTGAGAAGTTCACGTGAATTACTTAGAGAACTTAAAAGACATATAGTTATATATAGCAACTAAAATAAGTTGCCTAACACATCAAATTAACACATTGAAAGGAGTAGAGGTGGGATTTAGAAAATAATTTTGTTATTATTTTCCGAGAACGTAACAATGTGCTATTTCTAGATTTGATTTCTGATGAACTGACTATATATAAGTTAGAAAGGTATTCTTAAAAAGTCGTTAAGATATTTGTCTTCCAAAACATGTACACATGCACAGTTTCATATCGACGTTTGCTTCCCACGTTTTTAATTCACTTGACACTTGAATGATCCTTACAAATCACTTTCACATAAACTATCTCAATCATACATAGTTTTACGTTCGAAAAATACGCTCCTTAAATCCTCAAATCAAGGAAAACAAATTAGAAATGTCACCAAACATACGTACGTCGATTAAGCCGAAAACCTTCGCTTGCTTGGAAGCATCTGGAGGCCTACACATTACAACCGACCAGAGCCAAGCCCAACCACTACAACCAAGAAACTTCTGGGCGTGACGTCCTGGAAGTGGACATGTAAAGCATGCATATCATTTTTCGCATATCATTTATTCTAGTCACCCCTTCCATGCATCCAAAGAAGGTAAGTAAGTTCAAAGTCTAATTATCTCAATTGCAGTCCACAATAATCACCAGCTCTTCTCCATACGATACATCCTTGTTTTATTACGCAAAAGAATATACATAGGATGATCTTGCATATAAGAAGCTAAGAGTTTTTATCGGTTGTTAAAAGATACAGAGCAGAAGTTATATCCAGATTGTGAAAAGTTCTCGAAACTCTCTTTTGTAATGCGTCTTTTTCAAATGAAGTGCTTGCATAGTTGGAGTAATACTTTATTAGACTCTTTGTTAAAACTATTAAGTGATGTTTTTCCCAAAGGACATGTGCTCCCTAATTCTATTTACGAAGTTCAAAAGATTATTAAAGATTTGGGTCTAGATTATGTGAAAATAGATGCTTGTGTTAATAATTGCATCTTATATAGAAAGGAATATGCGGATCTTGAGCAATGTCCTAAATGTGGTGAGAAAAGATGGATAGTACGGAAAGGAGAAAATGATGACAATGAGGTTGCTTCAAGTAAATTgaataagagaaagaaaggaaTTCCTAGAAAAATTCTTAGATACTTTCCTTTGATCCCAAGATTATAACGGTTGTTTATGACTAAAAGAACCGCAGAAGATATGAGGTGGCATAAAAATAAGCGAGTTGATGATGGAGTATTAAGGCATCCAGCTGACTCACTGACATGGAAAACTTTTGATGAAAAATATTTGAATTTTGCATCAGATCCACGTAATGTAAGACTTGGACTTGCTTAAGATGATTTTAATCCTTTTGGTTCCATGAGTAATGCCTATAGTATGTGGCCAGTATTCTTGATTCCGTATAATCTTCCCCCATGGCTATGCATGAAACAATCTAATATTTTGTTATCCTTGATTATTCCTGGCCCAAAAAGCCCCGGTATGGATATAGATATGTATCTCCAACCTTTGGTTGATGATTTGAAAAAATTATGGGAGGACGGAATTGAGACTTATGATGCTTTTAAGCAACAAAATTTTCAATTGCGTGCTTCTTTGTTGTGGACAATTAATGACTTTCCAGCATATGCCATGTTGTCCGGTTGGAGCACAAAAGGTAAATTTGCTTGTCCAGTTTGTCATATAAATACTTGCTCCATTTACTTGAAATATGGTTGAAAGCATTGCTATATGGGTCATTGTAGGTTCTTGGAAATAAACCATCCTTATCGTCGGACCAAAAGTTCTTTTGATAACACAAGGGAAGAAAGACCTGCACCACAAGCATTGAGTGGAGATGATGTGCTTGCACAACTAAATACATCCTTACAAGGATCCACGGGTGACaacacaagaaaaaaaaaacgaGATGCCGAAAGACGTGACAACTAGAAGAAGAAAAGTATATTCTTTGAACTCCCATATTGGAGGACTGTATTATTGAGACATAATTTGGATGTAATACATATAGAAAAAAATATTAGTGAAAGCGTGATAGGAACATTGTTAGATATTGACGGAAAAACAAAGGACACATTGAAATCTCGATTGGACATACAAGAGATGAGAATCAAAAAGCCTCTTCATCCAATAAAAAGTGGGGATAAGTACATACTTCCTCCTACTAGTTATACAATGTCCAAAACTGAGAAGATTAAATTCTGTCAACTCATCAAAGATGTCAAGTTTCCGTATGCTTATGCTTCTAACATTAGTCGTTGTGTCAATGTTAAGGAAGCTAGACTTTTTGGACTTAAAAGTCACGATCACCATGTTCTTTTCCAGCGTATCTTTCCACTTATCATCAAAGGGATTTTGCCAAAGGATGCATATGATCCGTTAATTGAATTATCATTATTCTTTAGTGATTTGTGCGCTAAAGAGTTACATATGGATAAGTTAGATAAAATAGATAAAAGTATACGGGTGACAATTTGCAAACTAGAACGTATATTCCTACCATCGTTCTTTGATGTTATGGTTCATTTGGCAATCCATTTAGCAAAGGAGGCAAAGGAGGGTGGTCCTGTTCAATTTCGATGGATGTATTTCATCGAGAGGTTAGATTTTTACTACTCTAAAAAAAAATTTTAGTTGCAATTTGCTCGAAACTAATATATCTTTACTTAACAGAATGTTGCGCACATTAAAAGGTTATATACGCAACATGGCTCGCCCAGAAGGGTCAATTGCTGAGGGCTATCTTGCAGAGGAATGCATGGCATTCTGTTTCATATATTTGACTGATATGGAGGCAAAGGAAAATCGCCCGGATAGGAATTCTAATTCTTCCAACATGGATCCTAATGGCTTATATGTATTCAATTGTCGTGGTAAGCTATTTGGAGGGGGTGATTGAACAAAATTGAATGATCTTGAAATCAAGCAAGCACATTTTTACATCCTTCAAAATTGTGCAGAAATTGGCCCTTTTATCGAGTAAAATACTTTTCACTTATTTTACATTCTTTTCTTCTTATGAATTCTTTCAACGACTATCTTGTaatgttttcattttattttatgttCACCATCTATAGGGAACATTTAGAAATATTAACAAAGGAGAATAGTAGAAATGTTGCCAAGAGGCACAAGGAGGAATTTCCTTTATGGTTTCAAAAAAAGGTAACTTATATAATTCAATGTTGGTTGATATTTATTTAGGACaattcataaattttatttttaagtaGTACTAATATTTGTGAGTTTGTAATTAATAGGTGATACAATTAAAAGATAACGGTGACAGTCGAATTACTGATCAATTGCTAGCTTTGGCAAGAGGTCTAGATTTACGAGTTGAATGCCATAATGGATATATCTTGAATGGTTTTAGGTTTCGAACAATGGCATCTGAGAaatttttaaaaactcaaaatagTGGTATAGTTATAAAGAGTGATGAATATACAGAAAATGCTGATTATTATGGAAAGATAAGAAGAATACTAGAAATCCAATATCTTGACAAAAATTCAGTGACATTATTCCAATGTGACTGGTTTGAAGTTCCGCCTCAGGGTCGAAGTCAAAGTAGAGGTTACCAAATGGATGAATATGGATTCATATGTGTGGATGTGATACGACTTCATTACATAAATGATCCATTTATTCTAGGATCACAAGCTCAATTTGTGTATTATGTAAAACATGATCAAAATGAGAATTGGAATGCAGTGGTAAGGGTAAGACCACGAAACTTGTATGATCTACccgaacaagatgataaaacAGAACCCTATCAATTAACTGACCTGGTTGAAAGGGAAGAGCAAAATCTTCAAGTAGAATCAGACACTGATATGATTAGAATACAGAGAGAAGATATTGATGGATTGAGCGTTGAAGCACCTTCTCTCAATAATGAGGAAGAAATAGACTTAGAAGTTGTAGATGAATCGGATCATGAAGATAGGGATGACTCAACAGATGAAGAATATTTTTCTGAGGATGAACATGATGAAAAAGAGGATGATGATTGGCTATGAGATTTTCACCACCTTGCCCAAATGGTTAATTTCTCCTTTTcgctttttttttatttctttattatgTTTGTTACTATATAACTTCATTTAATATTTAGAATGTTTATTTTCGTCCCATGCCACATACTGATTCAAAATATATCATGATTACATGATTTTATATCTAACAATCGTTATTTAGTCactttatttgtttatttttacTTAAATAGTCTGTTTGGACATACATCTTAATCTATAGTTATGTTGTTGGATAGATTATTTTCTGATTGGCAATATGTGCAATGTTCTGCCTTCACTTCTACTTTCAACTAGTTTcagtataattatttttattatgtctTGCACACTATCATGATGACAAATGCGCATGTTTCTGGAGTAATTTCAAACCCACAACCACGTGAGTTGATTCATTTAGTAAAAAGTAGCTTTGAGAAATCTCATGCTTGTATAACTTAATAGAAACAGACTTTTTTATGCCTTCAAATTTAGTAATAAATTCTTATAAAGAgtagaatttaattatttgactAATTGATTTGTTTGTAGTCACTTTGAGTGAAGTATGATACTAATATATACTTTAAATCATAAGCTTTTTTGAACTACTAATCTTTTAAATTTCCTCATGCATTTCAAGCAGAAGATACAATAGATTGTTAGTTGCTATTTATTGTATAAACATTCATTTTGTAGAGGAAGAGAAATTGTTCTCCATCTATTTGTGGATTAGAGATCACATCTTTATATTATTTGTCAACTGTAGTTACTTGGGAAGTTGAAGTTTGTAAGGACTTCATATGAAAAATACCATGCCTAGGGTCGATAAATCTATTTTCTTGCAGTACTAGTATTTTTCTCAGTGATGAATTGATGTTGAAGTTTTCTAGACTCTTTCATTTTAATATTCTTATGTATTGCTGAAGGACAAATGAGAAAGGGAAGGGGGAAGACTAGAGGGTTTTCAATCCAAAAGAAACGCAAAAATAATCCCAATGGAAAGCTGGAGGTAATTATTCCACCCGATCGAACAGTAGCAGTTAGTCCGAGCTAATAATTTTGTTACTGAGCTTTCAGTCACAGTTGACCAGAATGCTAAGCATGATGTCAAAACTTGGAAGAAAGTTTCTGATCTAGCAAAAGAAAGGATTGTTGCTCATATGCTGGTAATTCTCTTTGTACATTTTAAGTTTATAGTTTTTTGTTCTTGAATGAGTAGTAATCAACCAAATAGCATATTTAATAACAGTTGCCCATTATAGTAGTAGTATGTATAAAGAATTCTAAAAAATGTCTACGTCAACCAGGGAAGTTACAAAAAACTAAGAAAGCAACCTATGAAATGGAACTTAAATTCTCATGACCAGAATCAAAGTCTTGTTTatttcttattttactttttatactTGAATCATAAGTTATATCATTGACTCATATTCAATGCAGAGAATGAGTGCTAGAAACAAaataaacaaggaaaaacaaggaaTCAATCATATTTGCGGTAGAAAATCCTTCGGGGCAGTCTCTTTTGAAGAGGTGAGATATGTCTTATTTAATGAATTTAGTAATTCTTTCTTCAATAATGTAATTTGATTTATTTTGTTAGAGAGATGCAATCACCGAAAAAGAGCCAAACTTTCAGAAACTTTGGGAGAAAACTCACATGAAAAATGGTCATTGGGTCAACGATGCCGCTGCTGAATTGAATGTACATACAAACCTCTAATCTTTAATCCTATGATATGAGTTTATTAAAACAAATATTGAAAACTAAAGCTTGTATGTCCTGTTTGTAGGATAAAGTGAATGAATTGGTTGCAGAGCAAGTTCAAGAAACAGAAGAGGGTACTGATATGGACCATATTGTTAATGCGtcctttatgaaaattattggAGAAAAGTCAGGCTATTACCGCGGCCAAGGATCGGGACTTAAGCTAACAAATAAGCGATCCATGCAAGGGCTTCAAGAGCAACTGCAAGCGCACAAAAAAGAGGTGGAAGAAGAACGCCATAAATGAGAGAGTGTAGAATCTAAACTTAAAGAAGTGCAAGAGCAACTTGAGGAGGAGCAGAAAAATCTAGAAGTCATTAAAGCTCATGTAGGAGTCATGGAAGTTCGTGTAGGACGTGAGCAGAAAATGTTAAAAGAGGGCATGGTGGGACTTGCATCCCTTATACAAGGTTCCAAGGTATTCATTTAGTATAAGCACTAAAGTTTCTGTAGGTTCCTTATGAAGACCAAATAGTTATTCTATAAATCTTTTGAGCTAAATTAGAAGTTGTATCATGTAACAATGATTCACGTGTTATATATTTGAACATTTCTAATGTTCCTCTGTTTGGTATCATTCCACCTGAAATTGGTCTTTTAGACAAACTTGAAAACCTTATTATGTTTGGAGATAACTTAACTGGTACAC from Nicotiana tomentosiformis chromosome 11, ASM39032v3, whole genome shotgun sequence encodes:
- the LOC108946623 gene encoding uncharacterized protein, with the protein product MQRMSARNKINKEKQGINHICGRKSFGAVSFEERDAITEKEPNFQKLWEKTHMKNGHWVNDAAAELNDKVNELVAEQVQETEEGTDMDHIVNASFMKIIGEKSGYYRGQGSGLKLTNKRSMQGLQEQLQAHKKEVEEERHK
- the LOC104104923 gene encoding uncharacterized protein, whose product is MASEKFLKTQNSGIVIKSDEYTENADYYGKIRRILEIQYLDKNSVTLFQCDWFEVPPQGRSQSRGYQMDEYGFICVDVIRLHYINDPFILGSQAQFVYYVKHDQNENWNAVVRVRPRNLYDLPEQDDKTEPYQLTDLVEREEQNLQVESDTDMIRIQREDIDGLSVEAPSLNNEEEIDLEVVDESDHEDRDDSTDEEYFSEDEHDEKEDDDWL
- the LOC104104922 gene encoding uncharacterized protein, giving the protein MRIKKPLHPIKSGDKYILPPTSYTMSKTEKIKFCQLIKDVKFPYAYASNISRCVNVKEARLFGLKSHDHHVLFQRIFPLIIKGILPKDAYDPLIELSLFFSDLCAKELHMDKLDKIDKSIRVTICKLERIFLPSFFDVMVHLAIHLAKEAKEGGPVQFRWMYFIERMLRTLKGYIRNMARPEGSIAEGYLAEECMAFCFIYLTDMEAKENRPDRNSNSSNMDPNGLYVFNCRGKLFGGGD